The following are encoded in a window of Sphaerisporangium siamense genomic DNA:
- a CDS encoding DUF6789 family protein yields the protein MTRNLVEGAVSGLLATAAFTTVLLAGEHLGLLGEPPPQRITRALLPGPKHRAKRGEHVLSGAAHFAFGGACGALFALAAGRRRRVRVAPGAAYGLLIWAVSYQWWVPALGLHQYAHRDRPGRQAVMAAGHVVYGVSLAFFLNRLRRWFEHEHMAPERARFPEHAAPGGAVR from the coding sequence ATGACGCGCAACCTTGTGGAGGGCGCCGTCAGCGGCCTCCTCGCCACGGCCGCCTTCACCACCGTGCTGCTCGCGGGGGAACACCTGGGCCTGCTGGGCGAGCCGCCGCCGCAGCGCATCACCCGCGCGCTGCTGCCCGGCCCGAAACACCGCGCCAAACGAGGGGAGCACGTGCTGAGCGGCGCGGCGCACTTCGCGTTCGGCGGCGCCTGCGGGGCCCTGTTCGCGCTCGCCGCCGGCCGTCGCCGCCGGGTCCGCGTCGCGCCGGGGGCGGCGTACGGCCTTCTGATCTGGGCCGTAAGCTATCAATGGTGGGTGCCGGCCCTCGGCCTGCATCAGTACGCCCACCGCGACCGGCCCGGCCGGCAGGCCGTCATGGCCGCGGGCCACGTCGTCTACGGCGTGTCCCTGGCCTTCTTCCTGAACCGCCTGCGCCGGTGGTTCGAACATGAGCACATGGCGCCCGAGCGGGCGCGCTTCCCCGAACACGCCGCCCCCGGGGGCGCCGTGCGCTAG